In Piliocolobus tephrosceles isolate RC106 chromosome 10, ASM277652v3, whole genome shotgun sequence, a single window of DNA contains:
- the PCED1B gene encoding PC-esterase domain-containing protein 1B: protein MILLRASEVRQLLHNKFVVILGDSVHRAVYKDLVLLLQKDCLLTPRQLKAKGELNFEQDELVDGGQRGHMHNGCNYREVREFRSDHHLVRFYFLTRVYSDYLQTILKELQSGEHVPDLVIMNSCLWDISRYGPNSWWSYLENLENLFQCLGQVLPESCLLVWNTAMPVGEEVTGSFLPPKLRQQKATFLRNGVVEANFYSATEARKHNFDVLDLHFYFHHARENLHSDGVHWNGRVHRCLSQLLLAHVADAWGVELPQRHPVGEWIKKKKPGPRVEGPPQANRNHPALPLSPPLPSPTYCPLLGFPPQRLPLLPLLPPQPPPPIPLHQGMPRFPQGPPDACFSSDHTFQSDQFYCHSDVPSSAHTDFFFQDNFVIGPQLPMPFFPTPRYQRPAPVVHRGFGRYRPRGPYVPWGQRPRPSKRRALANPEPRPQ from the coding sequence ATGATCCTCCTGCGGGCCTCCGAAGTGCGGCAACTGCTCCACAATAAGTTCGTGGTCATCCTGGGGGACTCTGTGCATAGGGCAGTGTACAAGGACCTGGTACTTCTGCTGCAGAAGGACTGCCTGCTCACTCCCCGGCAGCTCAAAGCAAAGGGGGAGCTGAACTTCGAACAAGATGAGCTGGTGGACGGAGGCCAGCGCGGCCACATGCACAACGGCTGTAACTACCGTGAAGTTCGTGAGTTCCGCTCCGACCACCATCTGGTGCGTTTTTACTTCCTCACCCGCGTGTACTCTGACTACCTCCAGACCATCTTGAAAGAGCTGCAGTCGGGCGAGCATGTCCCGGACCTGGTCATCATGAATTCCTGCCTCTGGGACATCTCCAGGTATGGTCCGAACTCCTGGTGGAGCTACCTGGAGAACCTGGAGAACCTGTTCCAGTGCCTGGGCCAGGTGCTGCCCGAGTCTTGCCTCCTGGTGTGGAACACGGCCATGCCTGTGGGCGAGGAAGTCACTGGGAGTTTCCTTCCGCCCAAGCTCCGGCAGCAGAAGGCCACCTTCCTGAGAAACGGAGTGGTCGAAGCCAACTTCTACAGCGCCACCGAGGCACGTAAACATAACTTCGATGTACTGGACTTGCATTTTTACTTCCACCACGCGAGGGAGAACCTGCACTCGGACGGGGTGCACTGGAATGGACGCGTGCACCGCTGCCTCTCCCAGCTGCTGCTGGCCCACGTGGCTGACGCCTGGGGTGTGGAGTTGCCCCAGCGCCATCCTGTGGGCGAATGGATCAAGAAGAAAAAACCTGGCCCGAGAGTTGAAGGGCCGCCCCAGGCCAACAGAAATCACCCGGCCTTACCTCTGTCCCCACCCTTACCTTCCCCCACATACTGCCCCCTGCTTGGGTTCCCACCTCAGCGATTGCCGCTGCTCCCGCTCCTACCcccacagcctcctcctcccattCCCCTTCACCAGGGAATGCCCCGGTTCCCACAGGGTCCCCCAGATGCCTGTTTTTCCTCAGACCATACTTTCCAGTCAGATCAATTCTATTGCCATTCAGATGTCCCCTCATCAGCCCATACAGATTTCTTCTTCCAAGACAACTTTGTGATTGGTCCCCAGTTGCCTATGCCCTTCTTCCCCACACCCCGTTATCAGCGGCCTGCCCCTGTTGTCCATAGGGGTTTTGGCAGGTATCGTCCCCGTGGCCCCTATGTGCCCTGGGGACAGCGGCCTAGACCTTCAAAGAGAAGGGCCCTAGCCAACCCAGAGCCAAGGCCTCAATAG